A window of Methylomonas sp. 11b genomic DNA:
CCACTTTGTCGTAAGCGGTTTGATGCGTGGGGTCGGCGGCTAACCAGCAGGCAAACTCGGCTTGATCGGCCGCACCGGTTTTATGGTCTTGTAAGCGGGCAAACCAGGCAAGTGCTTGATCTTGGACATTACCCAGCGATGGAACTTCCTGATCAAAACGTAAAGGCATGGCGGTTGGCGGGTTAGGTATTGGGGCGAATTTTATCAATATTGGTGCTGTGTTAAGGAAAATCAGTATGGCCTAAGGTTACGGCTAGTCTTGCCGGCTGGCTAATAAATGAGTTAGAGCTGCCTGTACATTCTTCTCTACCGCGCTACGCGATATGCCGTAATAGGCGGCGATCCGCTCGTAATTCCAATGGTGAAATTTGTGCAACACCAGAATTTGCCTGCGCCGTTCGGGTAATTGCTCAAGCGCTGCCAACATCAATGCCAGTTCTTGTTGATCGGAAGCTTGCTGTTCAGGCGTCGGGGTATCGTCCGGCAAATTCTCCAGCAGTGGTCTATCGTCGTCCGTATCGGCCGTTTTTGGTTCGTCGGCGCGTTGACGAACACGCTCTTTGCGTAGATGATCCAGTGCCAGGTTTTTTGCGATTTGGTACAGAAATGGCCGTGGGTAGCTTATGTCTTGGTTTTCTAGGGCGTGCAGCATTTTTATGTAAGCTTCATGCGCCAGATCTTCGGCGGTTTGCGGGCAGCCGACGATGCCGAAAATAGTGTGAATCAGCGAATCGCGATGGCTGAGAAATAAATCGTCGATGTTGAAGGCGAGGCTGTTCATAGCGAAGACGCATGTGACGTACTTGGAACCAGGTAGAATCGATCTACAGCAAAATCCGAACCAAAATTAAATAGTGTTGATTTTGAAAGATAAAATGACATATCACGTTGCGGCAGGGTGTGGCATATGCCGTTTTTATGCGTGAAATGCCTGATTTATTCACAATCAGAGTGGCCAGGACAAGAGAGTTGGAAGTGCTTATATCTACACACTTTTTCTGCGAAAACTGCTAGTCTTATCACCTCGATTAAGCGGGTGGGGCTGAGCTTGGAACAGGATATAACAACAGATCTGCGGGTGTTGG
This region includes:
- a CDS encoding RNA polymerase sigma factor — translated: MNSLAFNIDDLFLSHRDSLIHTIFGIVGCPQTAEDLAHEAYIKMLHALENQDISYPRPFLYQIAKNLALDHLRKERVRQRADEPKTADTDDDRPLLENLPDDTPTPEQQASDQQELALMLAALEQLPERRRQILVLHKFHHWNYERIAAYYGISRSAVEKNVQAALTHLLASRQD